A single region of the Tachysurus fulvidraco isolate hzauxx_2018 unplaced genomic scaffold, HZAU_PFXX_2.0 HiC_scaffold_54_np12, whole genome shotgun sequence genome encodes:
- the LOC125140518 gene encoding ribonuclease inhibitor-like, producing the protein MRGCGVSDEGCVALMSALSSNPSHLKELDLTWNKIRDSGVKSLSAVLENPHCEMETMWLCDCGVTDEGCAALKSALSSNPSHLRELDLSWNKFGDSGVKQLSVLLENPHCKLETLRLQYCDILGDGCAALASALRSNPSHLRKLDLSNNKLGDPGVKSLSAGLEYPHCKLETLSKIISLRVT; encoded by the exons ATGCGTGgttgtggtgtctcagatgaaggctgcgTTGCTCTAATGTCAGCACTGAgctcaaacccctcacacctgaaaGAACTGGATCTGACCTGGAATAAAATCAGAGACTCAGGAGTaaagagtctctctgctgtactcgAGAATCCTCATTGTGAAATGGAGACAATGTG gttgtgtgattgtggtgtcactgatgaaggctgtgctgctctgaaaTCAGCTCTGAgctcaaacccctcacacctgagagaactggatctatCCTGGAATAAATTCGGcgactcaggagtgaagcagctctctgttttactggaaaatccccactgtaaactggagacactgag GTTACAGTATTGTGATATATTGGGTGACGggtgtgctgctctggcttcagctctgagatcaaacccctcacacctgagaaaACTTgatttgtctaataataaactCGGAGACccaggagtgaagagtctctctgctggACTGGAGTATCCTCattgtaaactggagacacttaGTAAGATCATCTCACTGagagtcacatga